The Arachis ipaensis cultivar K30076 chromosome B07, Araip1.1, whole genome shotgun sequence genome includes a window with the following:
- the LOC110265049 gene encoding uncharacterized protein LOC110265049: MLLILENNNKLIDPDQYDSLVRAKIPCKETEPHLHEAVLRHMVHGPCGTLNQSSPCMKNGQCKYNYPKEFVPETRRGDYSYPQYRRRFDTPIPINQNVTIDNRWMVPYNPWLLLEYDCHINVEICSSIKSIKYLYKYCYKGPDRVAMEVHRSSHYDEVQQFIDARWIVAPEHAGGYFNSTFTECTHQLRGCKFICQINIK; this comes from the coding sequence ATGTTACTAATCTTAGAAAACAATAACAAGTTGATTGATCCTGACCAATATGATAGTTTGGTCCGAGCGAAAATACCATGTAAAGAAACAGAACCACACTTACATGAGGCAGTGCTAAGGCATATGGTCCATGGTCCATGCGGAACACTAAATCAATCTTCACCGTGCATGAAGAATGGTCAATGTAAATACAACTACCCAAAAGAGTTCGTACCAGAGACACGACGAGGTGATTACTCATATCCTCAATATAGGAGGCGATTTGATACTCCAATCCCTATCAACCAAAATGTCACAATTGACAATAGATGGATGGTTCCGTACAACCCTTGGCTACTACTGGAGTATGATTGCCATATCAATGTAGAGATATGTAGTAGTATCAAGAGCATAAAATATCTATACAAGTATTGCTATAAGGGACCAGATCGTGTGGCAATGGAGGTTCATAGAAGTTCTCATTATGATGAGGTGCAACAGTTTATTGATGCAAGATGGATTGTCGCTCCAGAGCATGCTGGAGGATATTTCAATTCAACCTTTACCGAATGTACCCATCAGTTGAGAGGTTGCAAGTTCATTTGCCAAATCAACATCAAGTGA
- the LOC107607173 gene encoding ATP-dependent DNA helicase PIF1-like has translation MVDDYASTSTTTCNGLTNRLLRDLNDILLQHGKHIAQYNLPALTSDNDNDNFMPRIIQEEMSIEVPQEDLCSIERLNHDQSAAFRCIMNTVDRRESGVFFVDGPGGAVKTFLYRGIIADLRSKGHIVLVTASLGIAATLLPGGRTAHSRFKIPINAEPSSTCNISKQSDLAKLIRQMAAIIWDEAPMANKETMESLDRTLGYILENNNPFGGKVMVMRGDFRQVLPVVPKGSKSQMISASIVKSHLWPFTKILQLQQNMRSLNDRDFGEYLMCIGDGIEPTICKDLVQIEAHMAIPWEGEASLHKLINETFPNLQSHGWDASYMVERAILTPKNHDVQQLNYIVINQFSGDERILASFDEVEGDTHNLYQHEYLNSISTGRLPPHMLKVKKGAPLMLLRNIDPKAGLCNGTRLLCRGTFQNMLDVEILIGHHSEKRLPFVLIRKQFPVRLSFALTINKSQGKTIPKVGIYLPKHVFSHGQLYVALSRSVSQSTTKILVKEGTVDGKRGHFTKNVVFKEILLPAPQRAHQHIQRDKRKELEPLLYPTERKVAKRKEEKRLQEHD, from the exons ATGGTGGATGATTATGCATCAACAAGCACTACAACCTGCAATGGGTTGACAAATCGTTTGCTTAGGGATTTAAATGACATCCTCCTACAGCATGGAAAACATATTGCACAATACAATTTACCAGCTCTAACCTCGGACAACGACAATGACAACTTCATGCCTAGAATTATTCAAGAAGAAATGTCCATCGAAGTTCCTCAAGAAGACCTGTGTTCTATAGAAAGATTGAATCATGACCAGTCTGCAGCTTTCAGGTGCATTATGAATACAGTTGATCGAAGAGAAAGTGGAGTGTTCTTTGTTGATGGACCAGGAGGAGCAGTTAAGACATTTCTTTACAGAGGTATAATTGCAGACTTAAGAAGTAAAGGGCATATTGTCTTGGTAACTGCGTCCTTAGGAATAGCTGCAACTTTACTACCTGGTGGTCGAACAGCTCATTCTAGATTTAAGATCCCAATCAATGCAGAGCCATCCTCCACGTGCAATATAAGTAAACAATCTGATCTTGCAAAATTGATTAGGCAGATGGCAGCGATAATTTGGGATGAAGCGCCAATGGCTAATAAAGAGACAATGGAATCATTGGACCGCACATTGGGATACATCTTAGAAAACAATAATCCATTTGGAGGGAAGGTGATGGTTATGAGAGGGGATTTTCGCCAAGTACTACCTGTTGTGCCGAAAGGAAGTAAGTCGCAAATGATTTCAGCTTCTATTGTTAAATCACATTTGTGGCCATTCACCAAAATTCTCCAATTGCAACAAAATATGCGATCTCTTAATGATCGTGATTTTGGGGAGTATCTTATGTGCATAGGGGATGGAATTGAGCCTACCATATGTAAAGACTTGGTACAAATAGAAGCACACATGGCAATACCATGGGAAGGTGAGGCATCATTACACAAATTAATAAATGAAACCTTTCCAAATTTGCAATCTCATGGGTGGGATGCATCTTATATGGTGGAGAGAGCGATATTGACACCCAAGAATCATGATGTGCAACAGCTTAATTATATAGTCATTAACCAATTTTCGGGAGACGAACGAATTTTAGCATCCTTTGATGAAGTAGAAGGAGATACACATAATTTGTATCAACATGAATATCTTAACTCGATCTCCACGGGTAGATTGCCACCTCATATGTTGAAGGTAAAAAAAGGTGCTCCTCTGATGTTACTAAGAAACATAGATCCTAAGGCAGGCTTATGCAATGGCACAAGGCTACTGTGTCGAGGAACTTTTCAAAACATGTTAGACGTGGAAATCTTAATAGGCCATCACTCTGAAAAGA GATTACCCTTTGTGCTTATTAGAAAGCAATTTCCTGTAAGGTTGAGTTTTGCCTTAACGATAAATAAATCACAAGGAAAAACTATCCCTAAAGTAGGGATCTATCTCCCTAAACATGTGTTCAGCCATGGTCAATTATACGTTGCTCTATCTCGAAGTGTTTCTCAGTCAACCACAAAAATCTTAGTCAAAGAAGGAACAGTAGACGGAAAAAGGGGACATTTCACAAAGAATGTGGTGTTCAAAGAAATTTTGTTACCTGCACCTCAG AGAGCTCATCAGCATATTCAAAGAGATAAGCGAAAGGAACTGGAACCTCTACTTTACCCAACAG AACGTAAGGTAGCAAAACGCAAAGAAGAAAAACGATTGCAAGAGCACGATTGA